One stretch of Streptomyces sp. R21 DNA includes these proteins:
- the guaB gene encoding IMP dehydrogenase — protein sequence MTANVDGVPAKFATLGLTYDDVLLLPGASDMAPDQIDTASYVSKHVRVNIPLLSAAMDKVTESRMAIAMARQGGVGVLHRNLSIEDQANQVDLVKRSESGMVTDPITVHPDATLAEADAICAKFRISGVPVTDGSGKLLGIVTNRDMAFETDRSQQVRDVMTPMPLVTGKVGISGAEAMELLRRHKIEKLPLVDDTGVLKGLITVKDFVKAEKYPNASKDGEGRLLVGAAVGVAGDAFERAQALVAAGVDFIVVDTAHGHSRLVGDMVAKIKSNSSGVDVIGGNIATRDGAQALIDAGVDGIKVGVGPGSICTTRVVAGIGVPQVTAIYEAALAAKAAGVPVIGDGGLQYSGDIAKALVAGADTVMLGSLLAGCEESPGELLFINGKQFKSYRGMGSLGAMQSRGEQRSFSKDRYFQEGVASDEKLVPEGIEGQVPYRGPLSAVVHQLVGGLRQSMFYVGGRTVPELQDNGRFVRITSAGLKESHPHDIQMTVEAPNYSRNK from the coding sequence ATGACTGCCAACGTCGACGGAGTGCCCGCCAAATTCGCGACACTCGGGCTGACCTACGACGACGTGCTGCTGCTGCCGGGCGCGTCGGACATGGCGCCCGACCAGATCGACACCGCCTCGTACGTCTCCAAGCACGTGCGGGTGAACATCCCGCTGCTGTCCGCCGCCATGGACAAGGTCACCGAGTCGCGCATGGCGATCGCGATGGCCCGTCAGGGCGGCGTCGGCGTCCTGCACCGCAACCTGTCCATCGAGGACCAGGCCAACCAGGTCGACCTGGTGAAGCGCTCCGAGTCCGGCATGGTCACCGACCCGATCACGGTGCACCCGGACGCGACGCTCGCCGAGGCCGACGCGATCTGCGCCAAGTTCCGCATCTCCGGCGTGCCCGTCACGGACGGCTCCGGCAAGCTGCTCGGCATCGTCACCAACCGCGACATGGCCTTCGAGACGGACCGCTCCCAGCAGGTGCGCGACGTCATGACGCCGATGCCGCTGGTCACCGGCAAGGTCGGCATCTCCGGCGCCGAGGCCATGGAGCTGCTGCGCCGCCACAAGATCGAGAAGCTTCCGCTGGTCGACGACACGGGTGTCCTCAAGGGCCTCATCACGGTCAAGGACTTCGTGAAGGCGGAGAAGTACCCGAACGCCTCGAAGGACGGCGAGGGCCGTCTCCTCGTCGGTGCCGCGGTCGGTGTCGCCGGTGACGCCTTCGAGCGCGCCCAGGCCCTCGTCGCGGCGGGTGTCGACTTCATCGTCGTCGACACCGCGCACGGCCACTCCCGGCTGGTCGGCGACATGGTCGCCAAGATCAAGTCGAACTCCTCGGGCGTCGACGTCATCGGCGGCAACATCGCCACCCGTGACGGTGCCCAGGCACTCATCGACGCGGGCGTCGACGGCATCAAGGTCGGCGTCGGCCCCGGCTCCATCTGTACGACCCGCGTGGTCGCCGGCATCGGCGTACCGCAGGTGACGGCCATCTACGAAGCTGCGCTCGCCGCCAAGGCGGCCGGTGTGCCGGTCATCGGCGACGGTGGCCTGCAGTACTCCGGCGACATCGCGAAGGCCCTGGTCGCGGGCGCCGACACGGTGATGCTGGGCTCGCTGCTCGCCGGTTGCGAGGAGTCGCCGGGCGAGCTGCTGTTCATCAACGGCAAGCAGTTCAAGTCGTACCGCGGCATGGGCTCCCTGGGCGCCATGCAGTCCCGCGGCGAGCAGCGCTCCTTCTCCAAGGACCGCTACTTCCAGGAGGGCGTCGCCTCCGACGAGAAGCTCGTCCCCGAGGGCATCGAGGGCCAGGTGCCCTACCGCGGACCGCTCTCCGCGGTCGTCCACCAGCTGGTCGGCGGTCTGCGCCAGTCGATGTTCTACGTCGGCGGCCGCACCGTTCCGGAGCTGCAGGACAACGGCCGCTTCGTCCGGATCACCTCGGCGGGCCTCAAGGAGAGCCACCCGCACGACATCCAGATGACGGTCGAGGCGCCGAACTACAGCCGTAACAAGTAG
- a CDS encoding sigma-70 family RNA polymerase sigma factor produces the protein MRDDETTVIGALVLRAVDGDEQATHDLLAHVHPLALRYCRTRLSRLPGDARHFVEDLAQEVCVAVLLALPRYKDTGRPFEAFVFAIAAHKVADLQRAAMRHPGSTAVPSDEMPERPDDSLGPEERALLSSDAEWAKKLMANLPENQRELLLLRIAVGLTAEETGQMLGMSPGAVRVAQHRALSRLRALAEQ, from the coding sequence ATGCGCGATGACGAGACGACGGTGATCGGCGCGCTCGTCCTTCGCGCGGTGGACGGCGACGAGCAGGCCACGCACGATCTGCTCGCCCATGTCCACCCGCTGGCGCTGCGCTACTGCCGCACCCGTCTGTCCCGACTTCCGGGGGACGCGCGGCACTTCGTGGAGGACCTGGCGCAGGAGGTCTGCGTCGCCGTACTCCTCGCGCTGCCGCGCTACAAGGACACCGGGCGCCCCTTCGAAGCCTTCGTCTTCGCCATCGCCGCGCACAAGGTCGCCGACCTCCAGCGCGCCGCGATGCGCCACCCCGGCTCGACGGCAGTCCCCTCGGACGAGATGCCCGAGCGGCCCGACGACTCCCTCGGCCCCGAGGAGCGCGCCCTGCTCAGCAGTGACGCCGAATGGGCCAAGAAGCTCATGGCCAACCTCCCGGAGAACCAGCGCGAGCTGCTCCTGCTGCGCATCGCCGTCGGCCTCACGGCCGAGGAGACGGGCCAGATGTTGGGAATGTCACCGGGCGCGGTGCGTGTTGCTCAGCACAGGGCGCTGAGCCGGTTGCGGGCGCTGGCGGAGCAGTAG
- a CDS encoding response regulator transcription factor: MTSVLVCDDSPLAREALRRAVATVPGVERVTTAANGEEVLRRWGADRSDLILMDVRMPGLGGVETVRRLLSADPGARIIMLTVAEDLDGVALAVAAGARGYLHKDASRAELRATVTQALADPTWRLAPRRLRSAEMGAAPTLTAREIQVLEGMSHGRSNAEIGRELFLSEDTVKTHARRLFKKLGASDRAHAVALGFRWGLVR, encoded by the coding sequence ATGACATCCGTCCTCGTCTGCGACGACTCCCCGCTTGCCCGAGAGGCGCTCCGCCGCGCGGTCGCGACCGTGCCCGGCGTCGAGCGTGTGACGACGGCGGCCAACGGCGAGGAAGTCCTCCGCCGCTGGGGTGCCGACCGTTCGGACCTGATTCTGATGGACGTACGCATGCCCGGACTGGGCGGCGTCGAGACGGTCCGGCGGCTGCTGTCCGCCGACCCCGGTGCGCGCATCATCATGCTCACCGTCGCCGAGGACCTGGACGGCGTGGCGCTCGCCGTCGCCGCCGGTGCCCGCGGCTATCTGCACAAGGACGCCTCGCGCGCCGAGCTGCGGGCCACCGTGACACAGGCGCTAGCCGACCCGACCTGGCGGCTCGCGCCGCGCAGACTGCGGTCGGCCGAGATGGGTGCCGCGCCGACCCTGACCGCGCGCGAGATCCAGGTCCTGGAGGGCATGAGTCACGGCCGCTCCAACGCGGAGATCGGCCGCGAGCTGTTCCTCTCCGAGGACACGGTGAAGACGCACGCCCGTCGGCTCTTCAAGAAGCTCGGCGCCTCGGACCGTGCGCACGCCGTGGCGCTCGGATTCCGGTGGGGTCTGGTCCGCTAG
- a CDS encoding WhiB family transcriptional regulator — translation MADFSRLPGPNADLWDWQLLAACRGVDSSLFFHPEGERGAARSARENSAKEVCMRCPVRAQCAAHALAVREPYGVWGGLTEDEREELMGRARNRLVSASASGGGASPHRMDN, via the coding sequence ATGGCAGATTTCTCCCGCCTTCCCGGTCCGAACGCGGACCTCTGGGACTGGCAGCTCCTCGCGGCATGCCGCGGGGTCGACAGCTCGCTCTTCTTCCACCCCGAGGGCGAGCGCGGTGCGGCACGGAGCGCACGTGAGAACTCGGCCAAAGAGGTCTGCATGAGATGCCCGGTCCGCGCCCAGTGCGCGGCACACGCCCTGGCGGTGCGCGAGCCGTACGGCGTGTGGGGCGGGCTGACCGAGGACGAGCGCGAGGAACTCATGGGACGGGCGCGCAACCGGCTCGTCTCGGCGTCGGCGTCGGGTGGTGGCGCCTCGCCGCACCGGATGGACAACTGA
- a CDS encoding LysR family transcriptional regulator, whose translation MIEARHLRVLRAVAATGSFSAAGRELGCTQPAVSQQMKALESSVGTPLLIRTGREMRLTQAGEALVRHAAGIIAGLTAAEEEVAAIAGLRAGRVRLVSFPSGSSTLVPTALAALRAEHPGTRVSLEEAEPPRSVEMLREGDCDIALAFRYEGAAPEGDTGEWDDLVVRPLLVDRLVGLVPEGHRLARAGSVAIGELAGEPWIAGCPRCRGQLVEVCRTAGFVPRIDFATDDYPAVVGLVGAGLGVAVLPELAIESVRPKGARTVTVEPAVRREIVALTLPDLAQVPAVAATLDHLAGAATRPSGN comes from the coding sequence GTGATCGAGGCCCGTCATCTCCGTGTTCTGCGCGCCGTCGCCGCCACCGGCTCCTTCTCGGCGGCGGGACGCGAACTGGGCTGCACCCAGCCCGCCGTCAGCCAGCAGATGAAGGCACTGGAGTCCTCCGTGGGCACCCCGCTGCTGATCCGCACGGGCCGCGAGATGCGGCTGACCCAGGCCGGCGAGGCGCTGGTCCGGCATGCCGCGGGCATCATCGCCGGACTCACGGCCGCCGAGGAGGAGGTCGCCGCTATCGCGGGCCTGCGCGCCGGCCGCGTCCGCCTCGTCTCCTTCCCCAGCGGCAGTTCCACCCTGGTGCCGACCGCGCTCGCCGCCCTGCGCGCCGAACACCCCGGCACCCGCGTCTCCCTGGAGGAGGCCGAGCCGCCGCGCTCGGTGGAGATGCTGCGCGAGGGCGACTGCGACATCGCGCTCGCCTTCCGGTACGAGGGCGCCGCGCCGGAGGGTGACACGGGCGAGTGGGACGACCTGGTCGTACGGCCGCTGCTGGTGGACCGGCTCGTCGGGCTGGTCCCCGAGGGGCACCGGCTGGCCCGCGCCGGCTCGGTCGCGATCGGCGAACTCGCCGGTGAGCCGTGGATCGCCGGGTGCCCGCGCTGCCGCGGCCAGCTCGTCGAGGTGTGCCGGACCGCGGGCTTCGTGCCCCGCATCGACTTCGCCACCGACGACTACCCGGCCGTGGTCGGCCTGGTCGGCGCCGGTCTCGGGGTCGCGGTCCTCCCGGAGCTCGCCATCGAGTCCGTACGGCCCAAGGGGGCACGCACGGTGACGGTGGAACCCGCGGTCCGGCGGGAGATCGTCGCGCTCACCCTGCCCGATCTGGCCCAGGTGCCCGCGGTGGCGGCCACCCTCGACCACCTGGCGGGGGCGGCGACGCGCCCGTCAGGGAACTGA
- a CDS encoding MOSC domain-containing protein, which translates to MKLLSLNLGRAQAVAYTDQPEGLTGIDKQPVDGPVRVTAPGPKGVGASGLAGDAVCDKRHHGGDHQAVYAVAREDLDDWERELGRALPSGAFGENLTTEGLDVSGARIGERWRIGSEVVLEVTCGRIPCHTFQEHLGEKGWVRRFTHKGAPGAYLRVVEPGEIRSGDPIEIVHRPDHDVTVALQFRAVTLERGLLPRLLAAGDALHPESRRNAEEYVEKYGAQQGA; encoded by the coding sequence ATGAAGCTTCTGTCGCTGAACCTCGGCCGGGCGCAGGCCGTCGCCTATACGGACCAGCCGGAGGGTCTGACCGGCATCGACAAGCAGCCAGTCGACGGACCGGTGCGGGTGACCGCGCCCGGGCCCAAGGGAGTCGGCGCGAGCGGGCTGGCCGGGGACGCGGTGTGCGACAAGCGCCATCACGGCGGCGACCACCAGGCCGTGTACGCGGTCGCGCGCGAGGACCTCGACGACTGGGAGCGGGAGCTCGGCCGGGCCCTGCCCAGCGGCGCGTTCGGCGAGAACCTCACCACGGAGGGGCTCGACGTGTCCGGCGCGCGGATCGGCGAGCGCTGGCGCATCGGGTCCGAGGTGGTTCTCGAGGTCACCTGCGGGCGCATTCCCTGCCATACGTTCCAGGAGCATCTCGGCGAGAAGGGCTGGGTGCGGCGCTTCACCCACAAGGGCGCGCCCGGCGCCTATCTGCGGGTGGTCGAGCCGGGCGAGATCCGGTCCGGCGACCCGATCGAGATCGTGCACCGGCCGGACCACGACGTGACGGTGGCCCTCCAGTTCCGCGCGGTCACGCTGGAACGGGGGCTGCTGCCGCGGCTGCTCGCGGCGGGGGACGCGCTGCATCCGGAGTCGCGGAGGAACGCGGAGGAATATGTGGAGAAGTACGGGGCGCAGCAGGGGGCGTAA
- a CDS encoding SDR family NAD(P)-dependent oxidoreductase, with amino-acid sequence MTTALITGSTAGIGAAFARRLAADGHNLVLVARDTKRLREQATELHDRHGIEAEVLTADLATDDGIEAVAARLGDRKNAVDLLVNNAGFGNKGRYLDVSMADELKMLKVHCEAVLRLTSAATEVMRERGRGGVVNVASVAAFVPRGTYGASKAWVVQFTQGAAKDLAGSGVRLMALCPGFVRTEFHERAGMGTDNIPKWMWLDADKLVAAALADLARGKSLSVPDPRYKALMGLVKVTPRALLGGVTSKTGRKYGPQ; translated from the coding sequence ATGACAACGGCTCTGATTACGGGATCGACCGCGGGCATCGGCGCCGCTTTCGCACGGCGCCTCGCGGCCGATGGTCACAACCTCGTCCTTGTGGCGCGCGACACCAAGCGGCTGCGTGAGCAGGCCACCGAACTGCACGACCGGCACGGCATCGAGGCGGAGGTGCTGACGGCCGACCTCGCGACGGACGACGGCATCGAGGCGGTCGCCGCCCGGCTGGGCGACCGCAAGAACGCGGTCGACCTGCTGGTGAACAACGCGGGCTTCGGCAACAAGGGCCGCTATCTCGACGTGTCGATGGCCGACGAGTTGAAGATGCTCAAGGTGCACTGCGAGGCGGTGCTGCGGCTGACGTCCGCGGCGACCGAGGTCATGCGGGAGCGCGGCCGCGGCGGGGTCGTGAACGTCGCCTCGGTGGCCGCGTTCGTGCCGCGCGGCACGTACGGGGCGTCCAAGGCGTGGGTCGTGCAGTTCACCCAGGGCGCGGCGAAGGACCTGGCGGGCAGCGGCGTACGGCTGATGGCGCTGTGCCCGGGCTTCGTGCGCACCGAGTTCCACGAGCGCGCGGGGATGGGCACGGACAACATCCCCAAGTGGATGTGGCTGGACGCGGACAAGCTGGTCGCGGCCGCGCTCGCGGACCTGGCGCGCGGCAAGTCGCTGTCCGTTCCGGACCCGCGTTACAAGGCGCTGATGGGTCTGGTGAAGGTCACGCCGAGGGCGCTGCTCGGCGGGGTCACGTCGAAGACGGGACGCAAGTACGGGCCGCAGTGA
- a CDS encoding ester cyclase, with amino-acid sequence MTFVQLIDCKTSRFDEMDRLMDTWVEKTKGKRTATHSVMGKDRSDATHFIEIVEFPSYEEAMRNSNLPETDTIFKEMVALCDEMPTFTDLDVVRDDQLYAANIRQFFETIAGKGDLPPLNGLIAEHYHDHDPANEQDTLGLDAITREIGMWRSGFDFSFTVDDQITEGDRVCTRWTWNGTHTGDFMGMPATGRQVSMTGTTIFRCQEDGKIIEGWWQYDRLGLMGQLGALDALEQ; translated from the coding sequence ATGACATTCGTACAGCTCATTGACTGCAAGACCAGCCGGTTCGACGAGATGGACCGGCTGATGGACACATGGGTCGAGAAGACCAAGGGGAAGCGGACCGCGACGCACAGCGTCATGGGCAAGGACCGGTCCGACGCGACCCACTTCATAGAGATCGTGGAGTTCCCGTCCTACGAAGAGGCGATGCGGAACTCGAATCTTCCGGAGACCGACACGATCTTCAAGGAGATGGTGGCTCTCTGCGACGAGATGCCGACGTTCACGGACCTCGACGTGGTCCGCGACGATCAGCTCTACGCGGCCAACATCCGGCAGTTCTTCGAGACGATCGCCGGCAAGGGTGACCTGCCACCGCTCAACGGCCTGATCGCGGAGCACTATCACGACCACGATCCCGCCAACGAGCAGGACACTCTCGGCCTCGACGCGATCACGCGCGAGATCGGGATGTGGCGCAGCGGCTTCGATTTCTCGTTCACCGTCGACGACCAGATCACCGAGGGCGACCGCGTCTGCACCCGGTGGACCTGGAACGGCACCCACACGGGCGACTTCATGGGGATGCCCGCGACCGGTCGGCAGGTCTCGATGACGGGCACGACCATCTTCCGCTGCCAGGAGGACGGGAAGATCATCGAGGGCTGGTGGCAGTACGACCGGCTCGGCCTGATGGGCCAACTCGGGGCACTGGACGCCCTGGAGCAGTAG
- the groL gene encoding chaperonin GroEL (60 kDa chaperone family; promotes refolding of misfolded polypeptides especially under stressful conditions; forms two stacked rings of heptamers to form a barrel-shaped 14mer; ends can be capped by GroES; misfolded proteins enter the barrel where they are refolded when GroES binds) — protein sequence MAKILKFDEDARRALERGVNKLADTVKVTIGPKGRNVVIDKKFGAPTITNDGVTIAREVELDDPYENLGAQLVKEVATKTNDIAGDGTTTATVLAQALVREGLRNVAAGASPALLKKGIDAAVKAVSEELLATARPIDDKSDIAAVAALSAQDSQVGELIAEAMDKVGKDGVITVEESNTFGLELDFTEGMAFDKGYLSPYMVSDQERMEAVLDDPYILIHQGKISSIQDLLPLLEKVIQANASKPLLIIAEDVEGEALSTLVVNKIRGTFNAVAVKAPGFGDRRKAMLGDIATLTGGQVIAEEVGLKLDQVGLDVLGTARRVTVTKDDTTIVDGGGSHDEVVGRVNQIKAEIENTDSDWDREKLQERLAKLAGGVCVIKVGAATEVELKEKKHRLEDAISATRAAVEEGIVSGGGSALVHAVKVLEGNLGKTGDEATGVAVVRRAAVEPLRWIAENAGLEGYVITSKVAELDKGQGFNAATGEYGDLVKQGVIDPVKVTRSALENAASIASLLLTTETLVVEKPAEEEAEAGHGHGHSH from the coding sequence ATGGCGAAGATCCTGAAGTTCGACGAGGACGCCCGTCGCGCCCTCGAGCGCGGCGTCAACAAGCTTGCCGACACGGTCAAGGTGACGATCGGCCCCAAGGGCCGCAACGTCGTCATCGACAAGAAGTTCGGCGCCCCCACCATCACCAACGACGGCGTCACCATCGCCCGCGAGGTCGAGCTCGACGACCCGTACGAGAACCTCGGTGCCCAGCTGGTGAAGGAGGTGGCGACCAAGACCAACGACATCGCGGGTGACGGTACGACCACCGCCACCGTGCTGGCCCAGGCGCTCGTCCGCGAGGGCCTGCGCAACGTCGCGGCCGGCGCGTCGCCCGCCCTCCTGAAGAAGGGCATCGACGCCGCGGTCAAGGCCGTGTCCGAGGAGCTCCTCGCGACCGCCCGTCCGATCGACGACAAGTCGGACATCGCCGCCGTGGCCGCGCTCTCCGCGCAGGACTCGCAGGTCGGCGAGCTCATCGCCGAGGCGATGGACAAGGTCGGCAAGGACGGTGTCATCACCGTCGAGGAGTCCAACACCTTCGGTCTGGAGCTGGACTTCACCGAGGGCATGGCCTTCGACAAGGGCTACCTGTCCCCGTACATGGTGTCCGACCAGGAGCGTATGGAGGCCGTCCTCGACGACCCGTACATCCTGATCCACCAGGGCAAGATCAGCTCCATCCAGGACCTGCTGCCGCTGCTGGAGAAGGTCATCCAGGCCAACGCCTCCAAGCCGCTGCTGATCATCGCCGAGGACGTCGAGGGCGAGGCCCTGTCGACCCTGGTCGTGAACAAGATCCGCGGCACGTTCAACGCGGTCGCGGTCAAGGCCCCCGGCTTCGGTGACCGCCGCAAGGCCATGCTCGGCGACATCGCCACCCTCACCGGTGGTCAGGTCATCGCCGAGGAGGTCGGCCTCAAGCTCGACCAGGTCGGCCTGGACGTGCTCGGCACCGCCCGCCGCGTGACCGTCACCAAGGACGACACCACGATCGTCGACGGTGGCGGCAGCCACGACGAGGTCGTCGGCCGCGTCAACCAGATCAAGGCCGAGATCGAGAACACGGACTCCGACTGGGACCGCGAGAAGCTCCAGGAGCGCCTCGCGAAGCTGGCCGGCGGCGTGTGCGTGATCAAGGTCGGCGCCGCCACCGAGGTGGAGCTGAAGGAGAAGAAGCACCGTCTGGAGGACGCCATCTCCGCGACCCGCGCCGCGGTCGAGGAGGGCATCGTCTCCGGTGGTGGCTCCGCGCTGGTCCACGCCGTCAAGGTCCTCGAGGGCAACCTCGGCAAGACCGGCGACGAGGCCACCGGTGTCGCGGTCGTCCGCCGCGCCGCCGTCGAGCCGCTGCGCTGGATCGCCGAGAACGCCGGCCTGGAGGGCTACGTCATCACCTCCAAGGTCGCCGAGCTCGACAAGGGCCAGGGCTTCAACGCCGCGACCGGTGAGTACGGCGACCTGGTCAAGCAGGGCGTCATCGACCCGGTCAAGGTCACCCGCTCCGCCCTGGAGAACGCCGCCTCCATCGCCTCCCTGCTCCTCACGACCGAGACCCTGGTCGTCGAGAAGCCGGCCGAGGAAGAGGCCGAGGCCGGTCACGGTCACGGCCACTCCCACTGA
- the groES gene encoding co-chaperone GroES, giving the protein MTTTSSKVAIKPLEDRIVVQPLDAEQTTASGLVIPDTAKEKPQEGVVLAVGPGRFENGERLPLDVKTGDIVLYSKYGGTEVKYSGEEYLVLSARDVLAIIEK; this is encoded by the coding sequence GTGACGACCACCAGCTCCAAGGTTGCCATCAAGCCGCTCGAGGACCGCATTGTGGTCCAGCCGCTCGACGCCGAGCAGACCACGGCCTCTGGCCTGGTCATCCCGGACACGGCCAAGGAGAAGCCCCAGGAGGGCGTCGTCCTGGCCGTCGGTCCGGGCCGCTTCGAGAACGGCGAGCGCCTGCCGCTCGACGTGAAGACCGGCGACATCGTGCTGTACAGCAAGTACGGCGGCACCGAAGTGAAGTACAGCGGCGAGGAGTACCTCGTCCTCTCGGCTCGCGACGTGCTCGCGATCATCGAGAAGTAG
- a CDS encoding relaxase/mobilization nuclease domain-containing protein: MIAKITKGRRAGGALRYDFGPGHKEEHVDPRIVAGNVPGTPQQVARIMDRHSRQRPDVDRPIWRCSLSLPAEDGVLSDEKWAQIAEQYVGRMFGPDVPWVAVRHGDNHIHLTVSRIQWSGELASDSHDFRKSRGIVRELEREHGLVNAEERSNRVAPQVSGPERAAAQRRGAERPEREQLRDLVRGARDASAGQGRLAFERALTEAGVSFRANTAKTGRMSGYSFSMPGWTDSKGEQVWSAASRVARDLRWADLGRTLGQPDPRVTWAAPAQRADATATSEPPPVNQEAPAAAVGARTLPRPPQNAGTPGVAAAAARSRSTTRTTRPKPGQQPSGRPAGTPAVPPQQQPGQGRGR; encoded by the coding sequence ATGATCGCCAAGATCACAAAGGGGCGCCGGGCCGGTGGCGCTCTGCGGTACGACTTCGGACCGGGCCACAAGGAGGAGCACGTCGATCCGCGGATCGTGGCCGGGAATGTGCCGGGCACCCCGCAGCAGGTTGCCCGGATCATGGACCGGCACAGCCGCCAACGCCCGGACGTGGACCGGCCGATCTGGCGGTGCTCGCTGAGCCTGCCCGCCGAGGACGGTGTCCTGTCCGACGAGAAGTGGGCGCAGATCGCGGAGCAGTACGTCGGCCGGATGTTTGGCCCCGACGTGCCATGGGTGGCCGTCCGGCACGGTGACAACCACATCCACCTGACCGTGTCCCGCATCCAGTGGTCGGGCGAACTGGCCAGCGACAGCCACGACTTCCGCAAGTCGCGGGGGATCGTCCGCGAGCTGGAGCGCGAGCACGGACTGGTGAACGCGGAGGAGCGGTCGAACCGGGTCGCGCCGCAGGTGTCCGGGCCGGAGCGGGCCGCCGCCCAGCGGCGAGGAGCCGAGCGGCCGGAGCGCGAGCAGCTGCGCGACCTCGTCCGCGGCGCCCGGGACGCGAGTGCCGGCCAGGGCCGGTTGGCGTTCGAGCGGGCGCTCACCGAGGCGGGAGTGTCGTTCCGCGCGAACACCGCGAAGACGGGCCGGATGTCCGGCTACTCGTTCAGCATGCCCGGCTGGACGGACAGCAAGGGCGAACAAGTGTGGTCGGCCGCTTCGCGCGTCGCCCGCGATCTGCGATGGGCCGACCTGGGCCGGACCCTGGGTCAGCCGGATCCGCGCGTCACGTGGGCCGCCCCGGCCCAGAGAGCCGACGCCACCGCCACATCGGAGCCGCCGCCCGTCAACCAGGAGGCCCCGGCCGCCGCCGTGGGCGCGAGAACGCTCCCCCGGCCGCCGCAGAACGCGGGGACGCCTGGGGTGGCGGCCGCCGCCGCCCGCAGCAGGAGCACCACCAGGACGACGAGGCCGAAGCCTGGACAGCAGCCGTCCGGAAGGCCGGCCGGAACCCCGGCGGTGCCACCGCAGCAGCAGCCCGGCCAGGGCCGGGGCCGGTGA